In Tubulanus polymorphus chromosome 2, tnTubPoly1.2, whole genome shotgun sequence, a single window of DNA contains:
- the LOC141900889 gene encoding FAS-associated factor 1-like: MADPDRNEILVNFQACTQLENIEECIAVLERHDWNLTEALSSTVAHLETDSSDHPLDIPPEPNIQVQGHQVQPSSSPSWHVASSLIDIPYEPLPSSSYGIPPRFINFTIEYRGRDIPVVLKDTETVGRIKEVLAEDIGISADKQVLRGWNSRQAEDKDVLKSLHLPKEVRLFLLTPATCVSESSMEDSNILEERLTQNFTLLINVPQHNREYSLNFPGTKTVQEVKSDVYHVTDIPVRSQSWKGWPSGADDEQMTLAGAGIGFPCHKLELSQTRDNRRTYTAEAAAMELEQSDDEFEDAAEHFSMDEEIDFEAEPSTLRVKSLIPDGITDETIAVENFTAVFRERYGECHPDFYIGKLDDAIKDALLVRAKEKRLLAVYLHNDTSILANIFCSQILCKETICSYLSQNFVMWPWDMTLESNKNRFLQSCTQQFGSMATTTVRNFKAQQMPLILVITRTRATNEVFTVIQGNVTIEELMSSLIQAVDVFQAQQSAEIKEENEREMREQVKQEQDQAYEESLKADREKAEIKKKEEERILQEEMEEEARKHAEQMKQQEEDMLKEARRQSVADLLPPEPCADSEEPVTMIRVRVPNGSPITRRFLVASPLRHLIHYIVSKGFHLEDYKILTTYPRRDLTTLDENQSFKELKLYPQETVILEER; this comes from the exons ATGGCTGATCCTGACAGAAATGAAATTCTCGTGAATTTTCAG GCCTGTACCCAGCTGGAAAATATTGAGGAATGTATTGCAGTATTGGAGAGACATGACTGGAATTTGACG GAAGCGTTGAGCAGTACAGTCGCTCATCTAGAAACTGATTCATCTGACCATCCGTTAGATATTCCTCCAGAGCCGAATATACAAGTTCAAGGCCATCAGGTGCAGCCGTCGTCTAGTCCTTCGTGGCATGTGGCGTCGTCACTGATTGATATACCGTACGAACCTTTACCCTCGTCGTCGTACGGTATACCGCCGCGATTCATAAACTTCACGATCGAGTATAGAGGTCGCGATATCCCAGTCGTACTCAAAGACACGGAAACCGTCG GTCGGATTAAGGAAGTACTCGCAGAAGATATCGGAATATCTGCTGATAAGCAGGTTTTACGCGGATGGAATAGCCGACAAGCTGAAGATAAG GATGTTTTAAAGAGTTTACACCTACCAAAAGAGGTGAGATTATTTCTGTTAACACCAGCCACCTGTGTCTCTGAGTCTTCAATGGAAGA TTCGAACATTCTCGAAGAGCGGTTAACTCAGAATTTCACGTTACTGATCAACGTGCCGCAACATAACCGCGAGTATTCGCTCAATTTTCCGGGTACAAAAACAGTTCAGGAAGTGAAAAGCGATGTATACCACGTTACCGATATTCCTGTCCGATCCCAATCGTGGAAAGGTTGGCCGAGCGGTGCTGATGATGAACAG ATGACATTAGCTGGTGCTGGTATTGGTTTTCCCTGTCACAAACTTGAACTCAGTCAAACCCGAGATAACCGGAGGACATACACTGCTGAG GCTGCAGCTATGGAACTAGAGCAAAGTGATGACGAGTTTGAAGATGCAGCTGAACATTTTTCAATGGATGAGGAAATTGATTTCGAAGCCGAACCGAGTACACTGAGAGTAAAATCACTCA TTCCAGATGGCATAACTGATGAAACAATCGCAGTAGAAAATTTCACTGCCGTTTTTCGTGAGAG GTATGGAGAATGTCACCCAGATTTTTATATCGGAAAATTGGATGATGCCATCAAGGATGCTTTATTAGTCCGAGCGAAAGAG aaacgCCTATTAGCAGTTTACCTTCACAATGATACCAGCATTTTAGCCAACATATTTTGCTCACAGATTCTCTGTAAGGAAACGATATGCAGTTATCTTAGTCAAAACTTTGTGATGTGGCCTTGGGATATGACGCTTGAATCAAACAAAAACAG GTTTTTACAAAGTTGCACACAGCAATTCGGCAGTATGGCAACGACTACGGTACGAAATTTTAAAGCTCAGCAAATGCCATTAATTTTGGTGATAACGCGCACTAGAGCAACGAATGAGGTGTTCACAGTTATACAAG GTAATGTTACTATAGAAGAGTTGATGTCAAGTCTAATACAAGCTGTAGATGTGTTCCAAGCACAACAAAGTGCTGAAATTAAAGAGGAG AATGAACGAGAAATGCGTGAACAAGTAAAACAAGAACAAGATCAAGCTTATGAAGAATCACTAAAAGCTGACAGAGAAAAG GCGGAAATCAAGAAAAAAGAAGAAGAGAGAATACTACAGGAAGAGATGGAAGAGGAAGCGCGGAAACATGCTGAACAAATGAAACAACAAGAAGAAGATATGCTTAAAGAG GCACGACGGCAGTCAGTTGCCGACCTGTTACCACCAGAACCATGCGCTGACAGCGAAGAGCCAGTGACGATGATCCGAGTTCGTGTTCCGAACGGATCTCCGATTACTCGACGATTTCTCGTCGCATCACCACTCAGACACCTCATTCATTATATAGTTTCTAAAGGATTCCATTTAGAAGATTATAAGATACTAACGACGTATCCTAGACGCGAT ttaaCGACGCTAGACGAAAATCAGTCATTTAAAGAACTGAAACTGTATCCACAAGAAACTGTCATATTAGAGGAACGATGA
- the LOC141898676 gene encoding uncharacterized protein LOC141898676, giving the protein MDGHSTSSRKHSFSEYSSLNGMSRDHHDRSSYHHHSHHGSGHDDRRNRQGHDRDKMKNYKILVDPALEKGQHQKVYRFDGCMPGGVPIETRDPRLRWNKMWMKKQCADLPVPRFKYDQNYVGDPLPKEVTFTNLNDNIHRNFLEDMCKVFGKIDEVKVFYHPRTKKHIGVGQVVFCSTRAARTCVERLNNTAKMGNVMTVFVDVMGKIRDTVVNELIAQQDRPRSDEKSAEKQKNVKPAFVKKDRERPRTPTFSDYGMATVHRFKDPEEERLELEKEKEKEKLEKQESKKSDPRERDPRERVNSRDGRDRGSRDHDSRERESKERDADSSSGYGSGLPETPSSHRTNTPQRFADTPSSHRSNNFSENTPTPGYPDTPTQYQTPPVMPFTAGMNPPPFVQPVTQQNYGLMQNPQMNYGAANMSRQLPPNVNFNAPPPQTNFAQQPQNSFAAQQQNFSRPQNNYGMPPNYGVPGAPNFRPGQPMFSPQTNMPFSFNQPMNNMRLPVMNNSVQPPPQMVPAMNQNFAPFGVQPIVNPQNALGMCAPFQSPPPVTTCATDNGQMKTNDDGSRIESLESRIESLLRSKGIGDSFNSPPGGDPEPIPPPPEQTLPAPPPGNGYEMMPPLPPESDANNAACDRPRTPEWEPPSPPTPQRQSPFMWTDSNSNLGMETSISTAEYGYNEQYHEDDIMIPQVGEEKDISTEMEDGADIGDDNASNEDDRMSLSSLSSGEQKLEVHTEEVNSSDLFQSNQQLGQTNVNPLIPPSYQMTNQWAANHAFGSYAQNYMNNSLSQTTLDKDPTDDTFSGVLDKVITELKQIMKRDLCKKMVENAAFKSLEDWWDKEETKLQKPTTVETVVDKPLKSSSVTQDTTASLSALFEVQHPWKEGGSFAGIRAGCGIGGGGLLGIRGSVPKIPKFRRMFRPPSPPDDIDDDVKSSEGKTNRKGYTSSKARKSPKKPHASSKPTVSIYSSSSSSSSENESDSEEEEHAEDVDVEEEESEISGASSSEDESSESSDSDDSDSSSDSSDESSSSEEEESIAPESIQKDESKAEVSNIEIPKRLAVIEENRELVEPVNKETSKKRGRPPKKLSPIKEYKEVERGVIGSNADRRVDESMETSLSNLEDSSPPSAAFVEEDELVTDDVEIPEKKDDRNIDIRSDITKEPQFVLEHNYFARPPAIVARDASSTAKASSDTEDADEELEVAVIPQFLLEHSYCAVPMVAVKSSARNDADTDAVYEEIQSELNKTRDKSTSSDVEMSPVKTKRSPKPKKADKLKDITSRIQSKSNRGSRELASLLEDVKSTPEKAPPKIFSMRDLNEERNILYEMFTKGIDAEDIQFMKRSYEGMLQDDNCMYYWLNDTHWVDHPVTDIPDPPRKRRKLDEPELRKHTSGCARTEGFYKISVQEKAKYMWNAKKLLDVQQLGAGKDKPEADNKNVKTQVQNSREARSNQRRLLSAYGNLVDYSDLLKFNQLKFRKKQIRFAKSRIHDWGLFALEPIAAEEMVIEYVGQTIRKTVADFREKCYESEGIGSSYLFRVDNDVIIDATKCGNLARFVNHCCNPNCYAKVITVDSAKKIVIYSKRDIDVNEEITYDYKFPIEDEKIPCLCGAQGCRGTLN; this is encoded by the exons ATGGACGGTCATTCGACGAGCAGTAGAAAGCACTCATTCTCTGAGTATTCCA GTTTGAATGGAATGTCGAGAGACCACCACGATCGCAGCTCCTACCACCACCACTCCCACCACGGCTCGGGACACGATGACAGAAGAAACCGCCAGGGACACGATCGCGACaagatgaaaaattataaGATTCTCGTCGACCCTGCTCTCGAAAAAGGCCAGCATCAGAAGGTTTATCGCTTCGACGGATGCATGCCCGGG GGTGTTCCTATCGAAACAAGAGATCCGCGTTTAAGATGGAACAAGATGTGGATGAAGAAACAATGCGCAGATTTACCGGTTCCACGATTTAAG TACGATCAAAACTACGTCGGCGATCCGTTGCCGAAAGAAGTGACGTTCACAAATCTCAATGACAATATACACAGAAACTTCCTGGAAGACATGTGTAAAGTATTCGGTAAAATCGACGAAGTAAAAGTGTTTTATCATCCTCGAACGAAGAAGCATATCGGTGTCGGCCAG GTGGTTTTCTGTTCGACTCGAGCTGCCAGAACGTGCGTAGAAAGATTGAATAATACAGCAAAAATGGGGAATGTAATGACTGTATTCGTCGATGTTATGG GTAAAATCCGAGATACGGTTGTAAATGAATTAATAGCTCAACAAGATCGACCTCGATCCGATGAAAAGTCTGccgaaaaacagaaaaatgtTAAACCCGCATTTGTAAAGAAAGATCGCGAACGGCCCCGTACGCCGACCTTCTCCGATTATGGTATGGCCACGGTGCATCGCTTCAAAGACCCGGAGGAGGAACGTTTAGAACTCGAAAAGGagaaagaaaaggaaaaactcgaaaaacAGGAGAGCAAAAAGTCGGACCCGAGGGAACGGGATCCGCGGGAACGAGTGAATTCGCGCGACGGTCGCGATCGCGGCAGCCGCGATCACGACAGCCGCGAACGCGAAAGCAAAGAACGCGACGCCGACTCTAGTTCCGGATACGGCAGCGGACTCCCGGAGACGCCGTCGTCGCATCGCACGAACACTCCGCAGCGATTCGCCGACACGCCGTCGTCGCATAGGAGTAACAACTTCTCGGAAAATACGCCGACACCCGGATACCCGGACACGCCGACGCAATATCAAACGCCGCCGGTCATGCCGTTTACGGCAGGTATGAATCCTCCGCCGTTCGTTCAGCCGGTCACGCAACAAAACTATGGATTAATGCAAAATCCGCAGATGAACTACGGCGCGGCGAATATGTCTCGGCAATTGCCGCCGAATGTGAATTTCAACGCGCCGCCGCCGCAGACGAATTTCGCGCAGCAACCGCAAAACAGTTTCGCCGCGCAGCAGCAGAATTTCTCGCGGCCACAAAATAATTACGGCATGCCGCCGAATTACGGCGTGCCAGGAGCGCCGAATTTCCGACCGGGTCAACCGATGTTCTCTCCGCAGACGAACATGCCGTTTAGTTTTAATCAGCCGATGAATAATATGCGTTTGCCCGTGATGAACAATTCCGTACAGCCGCCGCCGCAGATGGTTCCCGCAATGAATCAAAACTTTGCGCCGTTCGGCGTACAGCCGATTGTGAATCCTCAGAATGCTCTCGGAATGTGCGCGCCGTTTCAGTCGCCACCCCCGGTAACGACATGCGCCACAGATAATGGACAAATGAAAACGAACGACGATGGTTCGCGTATCGAGAGTTTAGAATCGCGTATCGAATCTCTTCTGCGTTCGAAGGGCATCGGCGATTCGTTCAACAGTCCACCGGGTGGCGATCCGGAACCGATTCCCCCGCCTCCGGAACAGACACTGCCTGCGCCGCCGCCCGGTAACGGTTACGAGATGATGCCGCCTCTACCGCCGGAGTCGGACGCGAATAACGCGGCGTGTGACAGACCACGAACTCCCGAGTGGGAGCCGCCGTCTCCCCCGACGCCACAACGGCAATCGCCGTTCATGTGGACGGATAGTAACAGTAACCTCGGCATGGAAACGAGTATTAGTACTGCTGAATACGGATATAACGAACAGTATCACGAGGACGATATTATGATTCCTCAAGTCGGCGAAGAGAAGGACATTTCGACCGAAATGGAAGACGGAGCCGACATCGGCGACGACAACGCCAGCAACGAAGACGATCGCATGAGTTTGTCGTCGTTGAGCAGCGGCGAACAAAAACTGGAAGTGCACACCGAGGAAGTGAACAGTAGCGATCTATTCCAATCGAATCAACAGCTCGGCCAAACGAACGTCAATCCGTTGATACCGCCGAGCTATCAAATGACGAATCAGTGGGCGGCGAATCACGCGTTCGGTTCATACGCGCAGAACTATATGAATAATAGTCTGAGTCAGACGACGTTGGATAAAGACCCGACGGATGACACGTTCTCCGGCGTGTTGGATAAGGTCATCACCGAACTCAAACAGATAATGAAACGCGATTTGTGTAAGAAGATGGTGGAAAACGCTGCTTTCAAGTCACTCGAAGACTGGTGGGACAAAGAAGAAACAAAG cTTCAAAAGCCGACGACAGTCGAAACAGTTGTGGATAAACCGTTGAAGTCTTCATCGGTCACCCAGGACACGACTGCATCCCTATCTGCGTTATTCGAAGTACAACATCCGTGGAAGGAAGGCGGCAGTTTCGCAGGTATTCGTGCAGGATGTGGAATCGGTGGCGGTGGACTGCTCGGTATTCGAGGTTCAGTGCCAAAGATTCCCAAGTTTCGT AGAATGTTCCGTCCACCGTCGCCACctgatgatattgatgatgatgttaaATCATCTGAGGGTAAAACGAATAGGAAAG GTTACACGTCATCAAAGGCCAGAAAATCACCTAAGAAGCCACACGCTAGCAGTAAACCAACAGTGTCGATATACAGCAGTAGTAGTAGCAGCAGTAGCGAGAATGAATCCGATAGTGAAGAGGAAGAACATGCCGAGGATGTTGATGTGGAAGAAGAGGAATCGGAAA TTTCAGGAGCAAGTTCGAGCGAAGACGAAAGCAGTGAATCGTCGGACAGTGATGATAGTGACAGCAGCAGTGATTCATCCGACGAAAGCAGCAGTTCCGAAGAGGAGGAATCTATAGCACCTGAAAGCATTCAAAA GGATGAAAGCAAGGCCGAAGTCAGCAATATAGAAATACCGAAACGACTGgcagttattgaagaaaacaG AGAACTCGTAGAACCGGTAAACAAGGAAACTTCGAAAAAGCGCGGGCGACCGCCGAAGAAGTTGTCTCCTATAAAAGAATACAAAGAGGTAGAGCGCGGCGTAATCGGTAGCAACGCTGATCGACGTGTGGATGAATCGATGGAAACGTCGCTGTCCAATTTAGAGGATAGTTCTCCGCCGAGCGCTGCGTTCGTCGAGGAGGATGAATTGGTAACCGACGACGTCGAAATACCGGAAAAGAAAGACGATAGAAACATCGATATTCGCAGCGATATTACTAAGGAGCCGCAGTTCGTTTTGGAACATAATTATTTCGCGAGGCCCCCGGCCATTGTCGCGCGAGATGCATCATCGACGGCAAAGGCGTCCAGCGATACGGAGGACGCCGACGAAGAATTGGAAGTGGCCGTAATTCCGCAGTTCCTATTGGAGCATAGTTACTGCGCGGTTCCGATGGTGGCGGTGAAATCGAGCGCGCGCAACGACGCCGACACCGACGCCGTTTACGAGGAAATTCAATCGGAACTGAATAAAACGCGAGACAAATCGACGAGTTCCGACGTCGAGATGTCGCCGGTGAAAACGAAACGTTCGCCGAAGCCGAAAAAGGCCGATAAACTGAAAGACATTACGTCTCGCATTCAGTCGAAAAGTAATCGCGGCAGTCGCGAGCTGGCGAGTTTACTGGAGGACGTGAAGTCGACGCCAGAAAAAGCGCCGCCGAAAATATTCAGCATGCGCGATCTCAACGAAGAACGCAATATCTTATACGAAATGTTTACCAAAG GTATCGATGCAGAGGATATTCAGTTCATGAAACGAAGCTACGAGGGTATGTTACAGGATGACAACTGTATGTACTATTGGTTGAATGATACGCATTGGGTGGACCATCCAGTAACCGACATTCCAGATCCACCGCGAAAACGCCGAAAGCTTGACGAACCAGAATTACGAAAACATACCTCAG GTTGCGCACGAACGGAAGGGTTCTATAAAATCAGCGTACAAGAAAAGGCCAAGTACATGTGGAATGCTAAGAAATTGCTCGACGTGCAGCAGTTGGGTGCTGGAAAGGATAAACCAGAGGCT GACAATAAGAATGTGAAGACTCAGGTACAGAATTCACGTGAAGCTCGTTCCAACCAACGACGTCTGCTGTCGGCTTATGGCAACCTGGTTGATTACAGTGATCTCCTtaaattcaatcaactgaag TTCCGAAAGAAGCAGATAAGATTCGCGAAATCGCGAATTCACGACTGGGGATTGTTCGCGTTGGAGCCGATCGCCGCCGAAGAGATGGTCATCGAGTATGTCGGACAGACGATACGAAAAACGGTCGCTGATTTCAGAGAGAAGTGCTATGAAAGCGAAGGAATCGGTAGCAGTTATCTATTCCGCGTCGACAATGACGTGATCATTGATGCGACGAAATGCGGAAACCTGGCCAGATTCGTGAATCATTGCTGTAAT CCGAACTGTTACGCGAAGGTAATCACTGTTGATTCAGCGAAGAAGATCGTCATTTATTCCAAAAGAGATATCGACGTCAACGAGGAGATCACCTACGATTACAAATTCCCGATCGAAGACGAAAAGATTCCGTGCCTGTGCGGAGCTCAAGGGTGTCGAGGCACATTGAATTGA
- the LOC141899038 gene encoding 3-oxoacyl-[acyl-carrier-protein] synthase, mitochondrial-like — protein sequence MTILWKIHLEIPFNTMLITGIKGKGSLETAFVNACHSVRHLHSRMVTLPPRSRVVITGMGVVSCLGVGANHVWERLLEGKCGIRNVIGEGFEKIPCQVAGYVPRGTGESLLNLEEHFSKRQLKEMSLGSAYAVVAAGEALSHARWSPTTEEEKASTGVAVGMGMVGLDDVVTTGDNLRQKGYNKVSPFFIPRILINMPAGYISQLYGLQGPNHAVSTACTTGLHAIGDATRFIQSGDAKVMICGGTEASINPFAFAGFCRLRALSTKFNDAPSEASRPYDKHRDGFVMSEGSAILVLEELNHAKNRGAEIIAEVLGYGLSGDAHHITAPPNDGQGAYRCMQSALRNACLDPSDIGYINTHATSTPQGDSAEASAISRLFGSQMKVSSTKGAVGHLLGAAGAIETVFTALACQQRKLPHTLNLNDVDSPVELDYLRTTGNETYTNTDGNLKALTNSFGFGGTNASLCIGRFCE from the exons ATGACGATTCTGTGGAAAATTCATCTAGAAATCCCCTTTAAT ACGATGTTGATCACTGGTATAAAAGGGAAAGGGTCATTAGAGACTGCATTCGTGAATGCTTGTCATTCAGTCAGGCATCTGCATTCCAGAATGGTTACTCTGCCACCTCGTTCTAGAGTTGTTATCACTGGTATGGGTGTTGTTTCATGTCTGGGTGTTGGTGCTAACCACGTATGGGAGCGACTGCTCGAAGGAAAATGTGGAATCAGGAATGTTATTGGTGAAG GATTTGAGAAGATACCTTGTCAAGTTGCTGGCTACGTACCTAGAGGAACAGGAGAATCATTGTTGAACTTGGAGGAACATTTCTCCAAACGCCAACTGAAAGAAATGAGTCTAGGGTCGGCTTACGCAGTTGTAGCAGCAGGCGAGGCTTTATCACACGCGCGGTGGAGTCCAACTACAGAGGAGGAGAAAGCCAGTACAG GGGTAGCTGTAGGAATGGGTATGGTTGGCTTAGATGACGTAGTTACAACTGGTGACAATCTACGTCAGAAAGGTTACAACAAAGTTAGTCCGTTCTTTATTCCGAGAATCCTAATCAACATGCCCGCTGGTTACATCAGTCAACTATATGGACTTCAG GGGCCAAATCATGCAGTGTCGACAGCTTGCACGACCGGTCTCCACGCCATCGGAGACGCGACTCGTTTCATTCAGAGCGGCGACGCCAAAGTGATGATCTGCGGTGGAACGGAAGCTTCCATCAATCCATTCGCGTTCGCCGGATTCTGTCGTTTACGCGCGCTCAGCACGAAATTCAACGACGCACCGTCGGAAGCATCTCGTCCGTACGATAAACACCGAGACGGTTTCGTCATGTCGGAAGGTTCCGCTATACTCGTACTCGAGGAACTCAACCACGCTAAAAACAGAGGCGCCGAAATCATCGCCGAGGTTCTCGGGTACGGTTTATCCGGGGACGCGCATCATATTACAGCGCCGCCTAACGATGGACAAGGTGCCTATCGCTGTATGCAGTCGGCGCTTAGAAATGCGTGTTTAGACCCTTCAGATATCGGATACATAAACACTCACGCGACTTCCACCCCGCAGGGCGATTCAGCCGAAGCGAGCGCGATTTCGCGCTTGTTCGGCTCGCAAATGAAAGTCTCGTCGACGAAAGGTGCTGTAGGACATTTATTAGGCGCAGCGGGAGCAATAGAGACAGTATTCACAGCGTTAGCCTGTCAACAACGAAAACTACCGCATACATTGAACTTAAATGATGTTGACAGTCCGGTAGAATTAGACTATTTACGAACTACCGGTAATGAAACTTATACGAATACCGACGGCAATTTGAAAGCTTTGACAAATTCATTTGGTTTTGGTGGTACAAATGCCTCCCTATGCATCGGACGCTTCTGCGAGTGA